The Achromobacter pestifer genome includes a region encoding these proteins:
- a CDS encoding Bug family tripartite tricarboxylate transporter substrate binding protein: protein MRKTGIKIAAALAFGVLAAAGTARAAGYPDKPIKLIVGFAPGGASDTLARMVAQQVSGKLGQQIIVENQAGAGGSLAARTLARADADGYTIMLGSPGSMIINPILQPKLAYDPGKFTPVSPLARISYALMVRKTLDADSVARLVELSKSRPDGLTVGSAGIASNTHLVAMSFVVGTGAQLRHIPYKGTAPAMTDLIAGNIDVLFDSIPVVLPQIQSGKIKILAVTGSSREPSFPDVPTIAESGWPDFSANNWFGIFAPPNTPAPLVRKLNAAFTATLEDDAVRKQLESSGHRPTPGSPESLAKLVETERRSYEDIIKKTNISLQ, encoded by the coding sequence ATGAGGAAAACAGGGATAAAGATTGCGGCCGCGCTGGCATTCGGGGTCTTGGCAGCGGCCGGCACGGCGCGGGCGGCCGGCTATCCGGACAAGCCGATCAAACTGATAGTGGGCTTCGCGCCCGGAGGCGCGAGCGACACGCTGGCGCGGATGGTCGCGCAGCAGGTCTCGGGCAAACTCGGGCAACAGATCATCGTCGAGAATCAGGCGGGCGCGGGAGGAAGCCTGGCGGCCAGGACCCTGGCGCGGGCCGACGCCGACGGCTACACCATCATGCTGGGCAGCCCCGGCAGCATGATCATCAATCCCATTCTTCAGCCCAAGCTCGCCTATGACCCCGGCAAATTCACGCCAGTCAGTCCCTTGGCGCGCATCAGCTACGCCTTGATGGTGCGTAAAACCCTGGACGCGGATTCCGTCGCCCGGCTGGTCGAACTCTCGAAATCTCGCCCCGACGGGCTGACCGTCGGGTCCGCCGGCATCGCGTCCAATACCCATCTTGTCGCAATGTCGTTCGTCGTCGGCACGGGCGCGCAGCTGCGCCACATCCCCTACAAGGGAACGGCTCCCGCCATGACCGACCTGATCGCCGGCAACATCGACGTCCTATTCGATTCCATACCCGTGGTGCTGCCCCAGATTCAGAGTGGGAAAATCAAGATACTCGCCGTCACCGGCAGCAGCAGGGAGCCGTCGTTTCCTGACGTTCCCACGATCGCCGAAAGCGGCTGGCCGGACTTTTCCGCGAACAACTGGTTCGGCATCTTCGCACCGCCGAACACGCCCGCCCCCCTCGTCCGGAAGCTGAACGCGGCGTTCACGGCCACGCTCGAAGATGACGCCGTGCGCAAGCAGCTGGAGTCCTCCGGCCATCGCCCTACTCCCGGCTCGCCCGAGAGTCTCGCCAAACTGGTGGAGACCGAAAGGCGGAGCTACGAGGACATCATCAAGAAAACAAACATCAGCCTGCAATAG
- a CDS encoding Bug family tripartite tricarboxylate transporter substrate binding protein, protein MLHTLYRLLGGAALAAAAAAAGAQQAPIRWIVPYPAGGGTDTIARTIADEMRKQLGQTIIVENKAGAGTLIGTQALLSLPPDGHAVMSADGGTLAYNSSLYPKLPYDPERSFTYLGGMVSMPMILVARSKLPVDSFQALLQDAIKHPGKYTYASAGTGSPQHLAMEMLQQKTGARLTHVPYRGVAPAMQDVVGNQVDLLMIGLPGGLAQIRAGNVKPLGAATRQRLPELPGLPTLQEAGAAGFVADSWQGLVAPAGMPDESARRLEQALERALAVPAVRDKLLAMGAIPTPMKGDDFRRHAADQRRLWTQVINAAGIRME, encoded by the coding sequence ATGCTGCATACCCTATACCGTCTGCTCGGCGGTGCGGCGCTGGCCGCCGCCGCCGCGGCCGCCGGCGCCCAACAGGCGCCGATCCGCTGGATCGTGCCTTACCCCGCCGGAGGCGGCACCGACACCATCGCGCGTACCATCGCGGACGAAATGCGCAAGCAGCTTGGACAAACCATCATCGTGGAGAACAAGGCCGGCGCGGGCACTCTCATCGGCACGCAGGCGCTGCTCTCCCTGCCGCCCGATGGTCACGCGGTGATGTCGGCAGACGGCGGAACGCTGGCATACAACAGCAGCCTCTATCCCAAGCTGCCCTACGATCCCGAGCGCAGCTTCACCTACCTGGGCGGCATGGTCAGCATGCCGATGATCCTGGTTGCCAGGTCGAAACTGCCCGTCGATTCCTTCCAAGCCCTGCTGCAGGACGCCATCAAGCATCCGGGCAAGTACACCTATGCCTCCGCGGGCACCGGCTCGCCCCAGCATCTCGCCATGGAGATGCTGCAACAGAAAACCGGCGCACGCCTGACGCACGTGCCCTACCGGGGAGTCGCGCCAGCCATGCAGGATGTCGTCGGCAACCAGGTGGACCTGCTGATGATAGGACTGCCCGGAGGACTGGCCCAGATACGCGCCGGCAATGTCAAACCTTTGGGCGCGGCCACCCGTCAACGGCTGCCGGAGCTGCCCGGGCTGCCGACCTTGCAGGAAGCCGGCGCGGCGGGTTTCGTGGCGGATTCCTGGCAAGGCCTGGTGGCCCCGGCCGGCATGCCCGATGAATCCGCGCGGCGCCTGGAACAAGCGCTGGAGCGCGCCCTGGCGGTTCCCGCGGTACGCGACAAGCTCCTTGCCATGGGCGCGATTCCCACGCCCATGAAGGGAGACGATTTCAGGCGCCATGCCGCGGATCAGCGCAGGCTCTGGACGCAAGTCATCAACGCCGCCGGCATCCGCATGGAATGA
- a CDS encoding fumarylacetoacetate hydrolase family protein, whose product MKLASFWAAGRDRIGFEDADGNVVDIAAAATSQGMPQLADIRADLLPLLETELGSWWPALRDLHSLYGSGQRATLKFSPGEITWHPPVRRPSKLCCLALNNSANSERILSGPKHPAVFVKPWTAMTGNHTALRIRPVYGRVHPEPELAVVIGARAKDVSAAEAMNHVFGYTIHNDFTSPTMRAEDTFHYRAIHPSAGDPEQIEYVDTHVSYPGRYKCSDTFSAVGPWLVTSDDIEDPHALDVSCSHDGRLITQDNTANLFFKLPEVIEFLSSYMTLMPGDIISLGTALRRSGGGMAVQNVNLAELGGVVSVAISGLGTLSNHVERTP is encoded by the coding sequence ATGAAGCTCGCCAGCTTTTGGGCAGCAGGGCGCGACAGGATCGGATTCGAGGACGCGGACGGCAACGTAGTCGACATCGCCGCGGCGGCGACCAGCCAGGGCATGCCGCAACTGGCCGATATCCGGGCCGATCTGCTGCCGCTGCTCGAAACCGAACTCGGGTCCTGGTGGCCCGCCTTGCGCGACCTGCACAGTCTCTACGGGTCCGGACAGCGCGCCACCCTCAAGTTCTCGCCCGGCGAAATCACCTGGCACCCGCCCGTACGCCGGCCGTCCAAGCTCTGCTGCCTGGCTCTGAACAACAGCGCCAACAGCGAACGCATCCTGTCCGGCCCCAAGCACCCGGCGGTGTTCGTAAAACCCTGGACCGCGATGACCGGCAACCACACGGCGCTGCGGATCCGGCCCGTCTACGGACGCGTGCACCCGGAACCGGAACTGGCCGTTGTGATCGGCGCCCGCGCCAAGGATGTCTCCGCCGCCGAGGCCATGAACCATGTCTTCGGCTACACGATACACAACGACTTCACCTCGCCGACCATGCGCGCCGAGGACACGTTCCACTACCGCGCCATACACCCGAGCGCCGGAGATCCCGAGCAGATCGAATACGTCGACACGCATGTCAGCTATCCGGGCCGCTACAAATGCAGCGACACGTTCTCGGCGGTCGGCCCCTGGCTGGTCACCTCCGACGACATCGAGGACCCCCACGCGCTGGACGTTTCCTGCAGCCACGACGGCCGTCTGATCACCCAGGACAACACCGCCAATCTTTTCTTCAAGCTGCCCGAGGTCATCGAATTCCTGTCCTCGTACATGACGCTCATGCCCGGCGACATCATCTCGCTGGGCACGGCGCTGCGCCGCTCCGGCGGTGGCATGGCGGTGCAGAACGTCAACCTGGCGGAGTTGGGCGGCGTCGTTTCGGTGGCCATATCCGGGCTGGGCACGCTGAGCAATCACGTGGAAAGGACACCGTAG
- a CDS encoding helix-turn-helix domain-containing protein has translation MENIRSVSRVLQLLRVLNEKPEASLQDLHAATGQPKATLHRMLETLRQEGYVRGTGVVGIYCLTAKVMELSAGCGDRQRVVDMAMPMLIRATKVLKWPLAISTLDVDAMVVRFSTMPYSPLASQPSTYGHRLPLDRTAAGLAYLSFCSEAERSAALQVLLKDAGGTESGLLLADAIDRTRRQGYGLRLAAGPRETATLAVPLMVADELAACVSLTSFGSIMTPAFIKSQLLPLREVCNDLAEAIQLG, from the coding sequence ATGGAGAACATACGCAGCGTATCCCGGGTATTGCAGTTGCTTCGGGTCCTGAATGAAAAGCCGGAAGCCTCGTTGCAGGATCTGCACGCGGCCACGGGCCAGCCCAAGGCAACCTTGCATCGGATGCTGGAGACGCTGCGCCAGGAAGGCTATGTGCGCGGGACTGGAGTTGTCGGCATCTACTGCCTGACGGCCAAAGTCATGGAGTTGAGCGCTGGCTGCGGCGACCGGCAGCGCGTGGTCGACATGGCCATGCCCATGCTGATCCGGGCCACCAAGGTCTTGAAATGGCCGCTGGCGATTTCGACGCTGGACGTGGATGCCATGGTCGTGCGTTTCAGCACCATGCCCTACAGCCCGCTGGCGTCCCAGCCCAGCACCTACGGCCATCGGCTGCCCCTGGACAGGACCGCGGCTGGCCTGGCCTACCTGTCCTTCTGCTCCGAGGCCGAGCGCTCAGCCGCCCTGCAAGTGCTGCTCAAGGACGCAGGCGGCACCGAATCCGGACTGCTCCTGGCTGACGCGATCGACCGGACTCGACGCCAGGGGTACGGGCTGAGGCTTGCGGCGGGGCCCCGCGAAACCGCCACGTTGGCCGTGCCGCTGATGGTCGCCGATGAGCTCGCGGCCTGCGTCTCGCTGACCTCCTTCGGTTCCATCATGACGCCAGCCTTCATCAAGAGCCAGCTGCTGCCGCTGCGGGAAGTCTGCAATGACCTGGCGGAGGCCATCCAGCTGGGTTGA
- a CDS encoding LysR family transcriptional regulator, whose product MRLPDLDLRLLHAFLVLYEQKNLRKASEELGISQAAMSRGLAKLRLAFDDPLFIPTARGVEPTPRAHDCVAPVTEIVELAAERLLPTVPFDPETSDRQFSIAASDVGELVLIPELMRTCTAWPGLRFNAQRLSIKSLPEELKSGAVDVAVGAFPALENAIRCRRLYTEQYVCLVRSGNPILSSPLTQARFLEASHIVVSAGVLGHIHGRAEQALLGMLPASAVKLTSPSFLLSAMIASETDCVLVAPSALARFVKGRCGLEVLPCPLGIDPFDVVMYWHERVHHDPANRWLRTLIAESFASDRAA is encoded by the coding sequence ATGCGCCTTCCCGATCTGGACTTGCGGCTGCTGCACGCCTTCCTGGTTCTCTACGAACAGAAGAACCTGCGCAAGGCGTCCGAGGAACTGGGAATATCCCAGGCAGCCATGAGCCGAGGGCTGGCCAAGCTGCGCCTCGCGTTTGATGACCCGCTGTTTATTCCGACGGCAAGGGGCGTGGAGCCGACGCCACGGGCGCATGACTGCGTGGCGCCCGTCACTGAAATCGTGGAACTGGCCGCAGAACGCCTGCTGCCGACCGTACCGTTCGATCCTGAAACCAGCGACCGGCAGTTTTCCATCGCGGCGTCCGACGTAGGAGAGCTGGTGCTGATTCCGGAACTCATGAGAACCTGCACAGCCTGGCCGGGCCTGCGTTTCAACGCCCAGCGCCTGTCCATCAAATCCCTCCCGGAAGAACTGAAATCCGGCGCCGTCGACGTCGCCGTGGGAGCCTTTCCGGCATTGGAAAATGCCATACGCTGTCGCCGGCTCTACACCGAGCAGTATGTCTGCCTGGTCCGTTCGGGAAACCCGATCCTCTCGAGTCCGCTGACTCAGGCCAGGTTTCTCGAAGCCTCGCACATCGTGGTTTCGGCCGGCGTGCTCGGCCACATCCACGGCCGCGCCGAACAGGCGCTGCTGGGCATGCTGCCCGCCAGTGCGGTGAAACTCACTTCGCCCAGCTTTCTACTGAGCGCCATGATCGCCAGCGAAACCGACTGCGTGCTGGTTGCGCCTTCGGCCCTGGCCCGATTCGTCAAGGGTAGGTGCGGGCTTGAAGTACTGCCCTGTCCGCTCGGCATCGACCCCTTCGATGTCGTGATGTACTGGCACGAACGGGTACACCATGACCCGGCCAACCGCTGGCTGCGCACATTGATAGCTGAGAGCTTTGCTTCGGACAGGGCCGCCTGA
- a CDS encoding VOC family protein — protein sequence MRDEQILGLHHITLCTRSAQEDVDFFVKVLGQRFIKRTLFFDGRIPIYHLYFSDEAGTPGTVMTTFPMLRTGLLGRKGSGQFTAIAYSIPAGSLDFWREHLGRSKVQVAGESERFGEKYIRFVHAGIDFELVEDPTDLRPVWKSEYVPRQYAVRGFHNWTAAVRELEGMEDFLKAAWKFRLTRSDGKFKRYEAVDGGPGKRIDIAHEPDMRQGTWTLGQGIVHHGAFDVADYDAQASVKFDIEGMGYTDFSDRKNRGYFESVYVRTPGGVMFEATKSLGFKMDEDEDSLGSELMIAPELAARYSRDEVLALMQRDDPIHI from the coding sequence ATGAGAGACGAGCAGATTCTTGGCCTGCACCACATCACGCTGTGCACGAGAAGCGCGCAGGAAGACGTGGATTTTTTCGTCAAGGTTTTGGGGCAGCGCTTCATCAAGCGAACGCTTTTTTTCGACGGACGGATTCCGATCTATCACCTGTATTTTTCCGACGAGGCGGGAACGCCCGGCACGGTGATGACGACATTCCCGATGCTGCGCACCGGCCTGCTCGGCAGAAAGGGATCGGGCCAGTTCACGGCGATCGCCTATTCCATTCCCGCGGGGTCATTGGATTTCTGGCGTGAGCACCTGGGGCGAAGCAAGGTGCAAGTCGCGGGAGAGTCCGAGCGGTTCGGAGAGAAGTACATCCGTTTCGTCCATGCCGGCATCGATTTCGAACTCGTCGAGGATCCCACGGATTTGCGCCCGGTGTGGAAGTCGGAGTATGTGCCGCGGCAGTATGCCGTGCGCGGCTTCCACAACTGGACAGCAGCGGTCCGGGAGCTCGAGGGCATGGAGGATTTCCTCAAGGCGGCGTGGAAATTCCGCCTGACCCGCTCGGACGGAAAGTTCAAACGCTACGAGGCGGTCGACGGCGGGCCCGGGAAGCGGATCGACATCGCGCATGAGCCCGACATGCGCCAGGGAACCTGGACCCTGGGGCAGGGGATCGTGCATCACGGCGCCTTCGACGTCGCGGACTATGACGCTCAAGCCAGCGTCAAGTTCGACATCGAAGGCATGGGATACACCGACTTTTCCGACAGGAAGAACCGGGGCTATTTCGAATCCGTCTATGTGCGCACACCTGGTGGCGTGATGTTCGAAGCCACCAAGTCGCTGGGTTTCAAGATGGACGAAGACGAGGACAGCCTGGGTAGCGAGTTGATGATTGCGCCGGAGTTGGCGGCAAGATATTCGCGCGACGAAGTCCTGGCGCTGATGCAGCGGGACGATCCGATTCACATTTGA
- a CDS encoding alpha/beta fold hydrolase has protein sequence MKSYKLIGNGLQKVLLFPGLLGTQNAFDEALHYADVERYQYAVVDYRGYGASKNLAGLFTLCEAVIDACKLVEFLGWQKFSVGGHSMGALTAQMVAIAMPRRVASIISIAGVSAKGTKPDAERAALLKDAARDPKSREKLVVAGTADRYTEGFARAMVAATFDQIAPDAFASYAKDASRTDVSDDARILALPMLALVGQFDPACGEQVAREKISAIYAETVIEVVQGAGHYPHVEAPAATVSAVERFLAASGG, from the coding sequence ATGAAATCCTATAAATTGATCGGGAACGGCTTGCAGAAGGTGCTGCTGTTTCCCGGTTTGCTCGGAACGCAGAATGCGTTCGACGAGGCCCTCCATTACGCCGATGTTGAACGCTACCAGTATGCAGTGGTGGACTACCGGGGGTACGGCGCGTCGAAGAACCTGGCGGGCCTGTTCACATTGTGCGAAGCTGTCATCGACGCTTGCAAGCTGGTGGAATTCCTTGGTTGGCAGAAGTTCTCGGTCGGAGGGCATTCGATGGGCGCGTTGACCGCGCAGATGGTGGCGATCGCCATGCCTCGACGGGTCGCGTCCATCATCTCCATTGCGGGCGTGAGCGCGAAGGGAACGAAGCCCGATGCTGAGCGGGCGGCGCTGTTGAAGGATGCGGCGCGCGACCCCAAAAGCCGCGAGAAACTTGTCGTTGCGGGAACGGCGGATCGATACACGGAGGGCTTCGCGCGCGCGATGGTCGCGGCGACTTTCGACCAGATAGCTCCGGACGCATTCGCGTCCTATGCCAAGGATGCCAGCCGTACCGATGTCAGTGACGATGCCAGGATCCTGGCCTTGCCCATGCTGGCGCTGGTCGGGCAATTCGATCCTGCTTGCGGTGAGCAGGTCGCCCGGGAAAAGATATCGGCCATTTACGCGGAGACTGTCATAGAGGTCGTTCAAGGCGCGGGGCACTATCCGCATGTCGAGGCGCCGGCGGCCACGGTCTCCGCCGTTGAGAGATTTCTTGCGGCGAGCGGTGGATAG
- a CDS encoding PIG-L family deacetylase, whose product MSVLLALLRPVGRALFCTVASLLSAHAFAAPPTLAQCHGIKDMAFVAHLDDDLLFMNPDIASNIQAGGCVRLVYLTASDAGEGEGYMLSRERGVRSAYAYMAHQPDEWKEDAGTAGGRRIARFTLKGNPRVQLWHMRLKDPWLGNGWGSLTPLSRTESVPGQNVDTLGPYPESYTREQLIDTLADLIRQYAPTTVRHLDDTIAVPYTQLCWRCAGHGHPDHIASARLAREAMLRAPGNYAEMGYVDYPSQERATNLTQAEIASKSLIFQHYAWNDYHYCAGPTGCKEPAGPAAAWVQRAYYVSRQDIAPQLYPDGRGGMVVFAAGETNGAVNRWDASQRRWQSLGGRTSGPLVSFTHADGTAGLMARDPLGGVWANKQRHDGTWQGWQALGGLRVTQIPAVAPRGEAAAVALGYDGLLHWIRPSGVDGSWSTWQDLPPLEGVTGSPAAALGGDGRYVIFAITAAGELYYTRQLPAAKSQRPEWQDWRRVPAPQAAGGLAAIRNHQNRVELYFRQRGSNHLTRLMETGDTTDLDMDWGSPTDMGVPYIGRPAIGADASGNVMVALLERAGGQLWLVEHGRPAKLDAQAASPPALNLVNGTLYIVARATGGPQRYEVLSRREGNWTRGLTLEGVPSAGGGPFETVAARPIDLPKLGANDANQAAVLRPSVEDPGSLSVGRMPTQASQAATPTQLR is encoded by the coding sequence ATGTCCGTCTTGTTGGCCTTGCTGCGCCCCGTTGGCCGGGCGCTATTCTGTACCGTCGCCTCCCTGCTCTCCGCCCACGCGTTCGCCGCTCCGCCGACGCTGGCGCAATGCCACGGCATCAAGGATATGGCCTTCGTCGCCCACCTGGACGACGATCTGCTGTTCATGAACCCCGACATCGCCTCCAACATCCAGGCGGGCGGCTGCGTGCGGCTGGTCTACCTGACCGCCAGCGATGCCGGCGAAGGCGAAGGCTACATGCTGAGCCGCGAGCGCGGCGTGCGCTCCGCCTACGCCTATATGGCGCATCAACCGGACGAATGGAAAGAGGACGCTGGCACCGCGGGCGGCCGGCGCATCGCGCGCTTCACCCTGAAAGGCAATCCGCGCGTGCAGCTGTGGCACATGCGCCTGAAAGATCCCTGGCTGGGCAATGGCTGGGGCAGCCTGACGCCGCTGAGCCGCACCGAATCCGTGCCCGGCCAGAACGTCGATACGCTGGGCCCCTATCCAGAGTCCTATACGCGCGAACAGTTGATCGACACCCTGGCCGACCTGATCCGCCAGTACGCGCCGACCACGGTGCGCCACCTCGACGACACCATCGCCGTGCCCTATACGCAGCTGTGCTGGCGCTGCGCCGGCCACGGACATCCCGACCATATCGCCAGCGCGCGGCTGGCGCGCGAAGCCATGCTGCGCGCGCCCGGCAACTACGCCGAGATGGGCTATGTCGATTACCCCAGCCAGGAACGCGCCACCAACCTGACCCAGGCCGAGATCGCCAGCAAGTCGCTGATCTTCCAACACTACGCCTGGAACGACTACCACTACTGCGCCGGCCCCACGGGCTGCAAGGAGCCGGCCGGCCCCGCCGCGGCCTGGGTGCAGCGCGCCTATTACGTGTCGCGCCAGGACATCGCGCCGCAGCTCTACCCGGACGGGCGCGGCGGCATGGTGGTGTTCGCCGCCGGCGAAACCAATGGCGCCGTCAACCGCTGGGACGCGAGCCAGCGCCGCTGGCAAAGCCTGGGCGGACGCACCAGCGGCCCGCTGGTCTCGTTCACCCATGCCGACGGCACGGCCGGCCTGATGGCGCGCGACCCGTTGGGCGGCGTGTGGGCGAACAAGCAGCGCCATGACGGCACCTGGCAAGGCTGGCAAGCCCTGGGCGGCCTGCGCGTGACCCAGATCCCGGCCGTCGCGCCGCGCGGCGAAGCCGCCGCCGTGGCGCTGGGCTACGACGGCCTGCTGCACTGGATCAGGCCGTCCGGCGTCGACGGCAGCTGGAGCACCTGGCAGGACCTGCCGCCGCTGGAAGGCGTGACCGGCTCCCCGGCCGCGGCGCTGGGCGGCGACGGGCGCTACGTCATCTTCGCCATCACCGCGGCCGGCGAACTCTATTACACCCGCCAACTGCCTGCCGCCAAGAGCCAGCGACCCGAATGGCAGGACTGGCGCCGCGTGCCCGCGCCCCAGGCCGCCGGCGGCCTGGCGGCGATCCGCAATCACCAGAACCGCGTCGAACTCTATTTCCGCCAGCGCGGCAGCAACCATCTGACCCGGCTGATGGAGACCGGCGACACCACCGATCTCGACATGGACTGGGGCTCCCCGACCGACATGGGCGTGCCCTACATCGGCCGCCCGGCCATCGGCGCCGATGCCAGCGGCAACGTCATGGTCGCGCTGCTGGAACGCGCCGGCGGACAGCTCTGGCTGGTGGAGCACGGCAGGCCGGCCAAGCTGGACGCCCAGGCCGCCTCGCCGCCCGCGCTCAACCTGGTCAACGGCACGCTTTACATCGTCGCCCGCGCCACCGGCGGCCCGCAGCGCTACGAGGTGCTGTCGCGCCGCGAAGGCAACTGGACCCGCGGCTTGACCCTCGAGGGCGTGCCGTCCGCCGGCGGCGGTCCCTTCGAAACCGTGGCCGCGCGCCCCATCGACCTGCCCAAGCTCGGCGCCAACGACGCCAACCAGGCGGCGGTATTGCGGCCCTCCGTCGAAGATCCAGGCTCGCTCAGCGTGGGCCGCATGCCGACGCAGGCGTCGCAGGCGGCCACGCCGACCCAGCTGCGGTAG
- a CDS encoding LysR substrate-binding domain-containing protein: protein MRRLPSLNALRFFDSAARQASFTLAAKELCVTHSAVSQQIRQLEEWLGCALFERRAGRVHLTAAGLDLQRAAHDAFDLLERRCDALKRSTQPAELAVGAPASFLSNWLIPRLERFEALHPDIRVRLQTAADAALLNTQRVDALILAGRAWPREWDVTPLFAETIGPVCTPTLAARIRGAADVLAMPLLHTSSRPDAWKDWAARQGIALAPRQAGREFDHLGHMLEAAAAGLGVAIAPAVLVESELHRGRLAAPLDFVESGAAFSLCLRRDAVRADAAHERLRDWLLASADAG, encoded by the coding sequence ATGAGACGACTGCCCTCCCTCAATGCTCTGCGCTTCTTCGACAGCGCGGCTCGCCAGGCGAGTTTCACGCTGGCGGCCAAGGAACTTTGCGTGACCCACAGCGCGGTCAGCCAGCAGATCCGGCAGCTCGAAGAGTGGCTGGGCTGCGCCTTGTTCGAGCGCCGTGCCGGACGCGTCCATCTGACCGCGGCGGGCCTGGACCTGCAACGCGCCGCCCATGACGCCTTCGACCTGCTTGAGCGCCGCTGCGATGCGCTCAAGCGCAGCACGCAGCCGGCGGAACTGGCGGTGGGTGCGCCAGCCAGTTTTCTTTCCAACTGGCTGATCCCGCGGCTCGAACGTTTCGAAGCGCTGCATCCGGACATCCGCGTCAGGCTGCAGACCGCCGCCGACGCCGCCTTGCTCAACACGCAGCGCGTGGACGCGCTGATCCTGGCCGGGCGCGCCTGGCCGCGGGAATGGGACGTCACGCCGCTCTTCGCCGAAACCATAGGACCTGTCTGCACCCCGACCCTGGCCGCGCGTATCCGCGGCGCGGCCGACGTGCTGGCTATGCCGCTGCTGCACACCAGTTCACGGCCCGACGCCTGGAAGGATTGGGCGGCGCGCCAGGGCATCGCGCTGGCCCCGCGGCAGGCGGGGCGCGAATTCGACCACCTGGGCCACATGCTGGAAGCCGCCGCCGCTGGCCTGGGCGTGGCCATCGCCCCCGCGGTGCTGGTGGAGTCCGAGCTGCACCGGGGCAGGCTGGCCGCCCCGCTGGACTTCGTGGAAAGCGGTGCAGCCTTCAGCCTGTGCCTGCGTAGGGATGCGGTCCGCGCCGACGCCGCGCACGAACGCTTGCGTGACTGGCTGCTGGCCAGCGCGGACGCCGGCTGA
- the trpB gene encoding tryptophan synthase subunit beta, producing MPSAIHPAAPDSRGQFGPYGGRYMPETLVPALDELERQFNAALSDEDFWQTYRGMLADYVGRPSPLFLAQGVTEELGGAQVYLKREDLNHTGAHKINNCLGQILLARRMGKRRIIAETGAGQHGVATATVCALFGLQCVVYMGAEDMERQSVNVRRMRMLGAEVRAVHAGTATLKDAMNEALRDWIADPADTYYLLGTGAGPHPYPWLVREFQKVIGEETRLQIAAKTGRMPDVMVACVGGGSNAMGFFYPFLEFAGVRLYGVEAGGLGLASGAHAASISAGHEGVLHGCRSYYLQDDDGQIVNAHSISAGLDYPGVGPEHALLHDRKRVDYVSVTDAEAVSAFHWLTRKEGILPALESAHALAYVRKLAPRMARNEILVVCLSGRGDKDMDTVTQFGEVAA from the coding sequence ATGCCATCCGCCATTCATCCGGCCGCACCCGACAGCCGGGGCCAATTCGGCCCCTACGGTGGGCGCTACATGCCCGAAACGCTGGTCCCCGCCCTGGACGAACTCGAACGCCAGTTCAACGCGGCGCTGTCGGACGAGGACTTCTGGCAGACCTACCGCGGCATGCTGGCCGACTATGTGGGCCGGCCTAGCCCGCTGTTCCTGGCCCAGGGCGTTACGGAGGAACTCGGGGGCGCGCAGGTCTACCTCAAACGCGAAGACCTCAACCACACCGGCGCGCACAAGATCAACAACTGTCTGGGCCAGATCCTGCTGGCCCGCCGCATGGGCAAGCGCCGCATCATCGCCGAGACCGGCGCGGGACAACATGGCGTGGCCACCGCCACCGTCTGCGCCCTGTTCGGCCTGCAGTGCGTGGTCTACATGGGCGCCGAGGACATGGAGCGGCAGTCCGTCAACGTGCGCCGCATGCGCATGCTGGGCGCCGAGGTACGGGCCGTGCATGCCGGCACCGCCACGCTGAAGGACGCGATGAACGAGGCCTTGCGCGACTGGATCGCCGACCCCGCCGACACGTACTACCTGCTGGGCACGGGCGCCGGCCCGCACCCTTATCCCTGGCTGGTGCGCGAGTTCCAGAAGGTGATCGGAGAGGAGACGCGCCTGCAGATCGCGGCCAAGACCGGCCGCATGCCTGATGTCATGGTGGCCTGCGTGGGCGGAGGCTCCAACGCGATGGGGTTCTTCTATCCTTTCCTGGAATTCGCGGGCGTGCGCCTGTATGGCGTCGAGGCCGGCGGGCTGGGCCTGGCCAGCGGGGCGCATGCGGCCAGCATCAGCGCGGGCCATGAGGGCGTGCTGCACGGCTGCCGCAGCTACTACCTGCAGGACGACGACGGCCAGATCGTCAATGCGCATTCGATATCGGCCGGCCTCGACTACCCGGGCGTGGGCCCTGAACACGCCTTGCTGCATGACCGAAAACGCGTGGACTATGTGTCCGTCACGGATGCCGAAGCCGTCTCGGCCTTCCATTGGCTGACGCGCAAGGAAGGCATCCTGCCCGCGCTGGAAAGCGCGCATGCGCTGGCCTACGTGCGCAAGCTGGCGCCGCGGATGGCGCGCAACGAGATCCTGGTCGTGTGCCTGAGTGGGCGCGGCGACAAGGACATGGACACGGTGACCCAATTTGGCGAGGTGGCGGCATGA